In Prionailurus viverrinus isolate Anna chromosome D1, UM_Priviv_1.0, whole genome shotgun sequence, the DNA window tatttgtgttatttttcagaGTTTATGAAGTCTTTTTATATTTGCAGTTGCAAGCCTGGCCAACCTGGGGCCAGCCCCAGGTGGGGACCAAACTTATGCTTCATTTCCCTTATGCactccagtttttcttttctgtattaatGATACTAGAATAGGGGTATTGAGTAACATGGGAACTCATGAAAACCAGGAAAACAGCACAAAGAGACACTATATCATCTCTGCCtaacaataatttaaagaaaaacaaacatggttaatttaaaatatgcattgcCCAgatattttgctgatttttttctagtCTGTCATTATCTGGGGTTTATAAATACTTCTGGTTTTAAGTGATGACAATGAGAGAGTTTAGGATTTAATATTGGCTTTAAAAAATCCTACTGtgctctgttctttattttttcctttcttggatCATGACCACTAGCAACATAATGCTGGCAAGCAGAATAATGGCACCTAAAGATattcatgtcctaatccccagaatctgtgaatatgttactttacttGGCAGAAAGGATTTTGTAAATGTAATGCAGGAAAAGGACTTTGAGTTGGTGATATTATTCTGGATATTAGGGCGGGCCCACTCCTATCCAATGAGCCCTTAAAAGTGGAGAACTTTGTCAGCCAAGTCATAGGGGAGATGGAAGAAGGAGAGATTTGAGACTTGAGAGGTACATGTCCTGCTATTGTTGGCTTTGAAGGTAGAGGAAGGGGGGCCATGAGTCAAGAACTGAAGCATCTTCTAGAAACTGGGAACGGCCCTTGGGTGATAGCCAGCAAGCAAGAAAACAGGACCTTGGTCCCACAGCTTCAAGGAAGGGAATTCTGTCAACGAGTCAGATGGATAGGGAATGGATTTTCCCCTAGAGCCCCTGGAAAGGAATGCAGCCTGCTGAATTTGGGCTGGGGAGGCTTGTATTGAACTTGTGACCCACCAAACAGTCAGATGATAaatctgtgttattttaagctgctaactttgttatggcagcattAGGAAGCTAATATAGTAACTTTCTAAATCCCATCTCATTTAGTGTCTGGTAATGAGTGCATAGCAGATCGTTATATGAGTGCTTCATTCCTGGTGATATTGTTCTAGTTTCTTCTGATCTTTAGACATTTGTTTGCTGCAATCTCTTAGGATGGATGGTGTTCCTTTATGACATTCTGAATCGTCCTTAAGGCAGCACATTCTCTGCCTGTTTTCCCAAGATAGAGTCACGTCAGTTCTTAAGGTGTCAGTCTTTGTTCATGCAGCTAGAAGGTTAATGACCACTCTAGTCATAACCTATTTTGATCTCACAGATGCTTATTGTCTTATTCCTGTATTTACACTGTCTTTCATTGTACTTGTCCCATAGCACCTGTTCAGTGATGGTAAGAACAGAAGGCAATGTAACTCTTTGCCAATCTTTCCTCTTACAAAGAACCGAATCAGGGGAGGACATCTCACTTCGATTGGGCCAATTGCACCCTCTTTCCAGGAATTTGGATTTTGAACTGAGAGGagttataatatatattcttataaattCCATGTATATCGATACATAAGTTCCTATTTAGGCACGGTATAGAAACCCTGGGATATGTTACCGCTCTTCCTTATTTTTGTATTACTACTCCTACTATATTTTTCTATAGTATTTAGCTGTCAAGAATGAAGCCAATCATCTTTCATCATCTTAAATACTGAGAGGgagcattattttatatttacctgtgtttggttttctttttttttttaattttttttcaatgtttatttatttttgggacagagagagacagagcatgaatgggggaggcgcagagagagagggagacacagaattggaaacaggctccaggctccgagccatcagcccagagcctgacgcggggctcgaactcccggaccgcgagatcgtgaccaggctgaagtcggacgcttaaccgactgcgccacccaggcgcccctggttttctttttttttaattttttttttaatgtttatttatttttgagacagagagagacagagcatgaatgggggaggggcagagagacagggagacacaggatcggaagcaggctccaggctctgagccatcagcccagagcctgatgcagggctcgaactcacgaaccgtgagattgtgacctgagctgaagtcagacgctcaaccgactgagccacccaggcgcccctgtgtttggTTTTCTTAGGCTATCTTGGTTAAGCCtatagtaaaaagtaaaaaaaaaaaaagagacaggaaaggCATAAACTATTTCTTACTTTACTGATGAGTAAACTAAGGTTCAGATAGGCTAAGTTTCACgggataaaaaaataatagagccAGGCTTAAATTTCAGATTTTTGACATAAGTATTTGTCATTAATTTATGTTATCCTGTGCATGAATTGCCCAAAAAAGGGCTCAAACATATTATTTTCTCTATGGTCGAATTGTCTGCTCTGCACCTTGACTACAATACTTTGTATCTGATGTGACATGAAGCCTTTTTATATCTTCCCACAAATCTGTGATTTTATGGTCTTTGAGCATGCTTTTCTCCACATAGAGTCCAAGAGTTGAAAAAAAAGCCATTCTTAACAAACGAACGTTCAGGTTCTCTTGTGTAATAAGgatataattttgttgattgcttctcTCAAAACTTcttttaccttttcatttctcaGACTGTAAATGAAAGGGTTCAGAAGAGGGGTCACCATTACAGTCATGACAGCAGTCACTTTGTCAAAATCCAGCGAACGGCTCTGGCTGGGCCTCACATACATGAAGATGTTGCTCCCATAGGCAATGGAGACGACCGTGATGTGAGAAGCACAGGTGGAAAATGCCTTCTGACGTCCTTGGGCTGAGGGGATGCGCAAAATGGTAGAAATGATGTAGGTGTAAGACACAATGGTGAGTACCAGCGAGGTCAGGAGGACGAGGGAAGATAAGAGGAAGTTGATCATCTCAATGAAATGAGTGTCTATGCAGGCCACCTGTAGCAGAGGGGCAATGTCACAGAAAAAATGACTGATTTCTTTATAACAGTAGGGCAGTCTGGACACCACAATAATTGGGCACAGCACTGAGAAGAAGGCTCCTACCCAGCATCCCAGAACCAGTAGGAGACAGATGTTGCTGTTCATGATGATGGTATAGCGCAGGGGGTTACAGATGGCCACGTAGCGGTCAAAGGACATCACCGCTAGGAGGATAAACTCCACTGtccccaagaaaaagaaaaagtatatttgAATCATGCAGGCAGCAAAAGATATGGTCTTCCTGTCCTCTAGAAGACAAGCTAATAGCTTTGGGGTAACTGAGGTAGtgtataaaatgtccagaaatgACAAATTactgaggaagaagtacattGGGGTTTGGAGGCGATTATCAGCCCATATTAGGGAAATGATGACAATATTTCCTGTGAGAGTTAACATGTAAATAAACAAGAGGACCACAAAGAGGGAGATCTGAAGCTTCTAGATAACAGGGAAGGCAGTCAGGGTGAATTCAGTCACTGTGGTCTGATTTTGCATATCCATGGCATGCAATACTTAGTGGGCAGtgcttctctgaaaaaaaattatggaaatgaaaatcaGCTTAAATGAGTTTTCAATCCTCAGTATCAGTGATAAATGTAAAGTAGTAAAAGCTTTGAATGAAGCGTAGATTGATTTCATCCTACCACT includes these proteins:
- the LOC125146945 gene encoding LOW QUALITY PROTEIN: olfactory receptor 6M1-like (The sequence of the model RefSeq protein was modified relative to this genomic sequence to represent the inferred CDS: substituted 1 base at 1 genomic stop codon); amino-acid sequence: MDMQNQTTVTEFTLTAFPVIXKLQISLFVVLLFIYMLTLTGNIVIISLIWADNRLQTPMYFFLSNLSFLDILYTTSVTPKLLACLLEDRKTISFAACMIQIYFFFFLGTVEFILLAVMSFDRYVAICNPLRYTIIMNSNICLLLVLGCWVGAFFSVLCPIIVVSRLPYCYKEISHFFCDIAPLLQVACIDTHFIEMINFLLSSLVLLTSLVLTIVSYTYIISTILRIPSAQGRQKAFSTCASHITVVSIAYGSNIFMYVRPSQSRSLDFDKVTAVMTVMVTPLLNPFIYSLRNEKVKEVLREAINKIISLLHKRT